In the genome of Candidatus Obscuribacterales bacterium, one region contains:
- a CDS encoding serine hydrolase encodes MALMKRSLNPADLAADPENQVTGFLGAGVPQEASVWSKAGLTSKVRHDAAYIELPDCLPYQLVVFTEGKEHSNNEAILPFISHQVAQAMQGLSQS; translated from the coding sequence ATGGCGCTGATGAAACGCAGCCTCAATCCAGCCGATCTGGCTGCCGATCCTGAAAATCAGGTGACGGGATTTCTAGGCGCAGGAGTGCCCCAGGAGGCCTCGGTGTGGTCGAAGGCGGGGTTAACCAGCAAGGTACGCCACGATGCCGCCTACATTGAGCTACCGGATTGCTTACCCTATCAGCTTGTGGTGTTCACGGAAGGTAAGGAACATAGCAATAACGAAGCGATCTTACCGTTCATATCTCACCAGGTTGCCCAAGCCATGCAGGGTCTTTCTCAATCATGA